From a single Ornithorhynchus anatinus isolate Pmale09 chromosome 4, mOrnAna1.pri.v4, whole genome shotgun sequence genomic region:
- the TP53INP1 gene encoding tumor protein p53-inducible nuclear protein 1 isoform X1 → MFQRLNSMLMGEINDSSSQEPEFSEKEDDEWILVDFIDNCTSFSSEEDTSEESSDDHPPVFSCLPASLECLTEASDSCFIQFESCPMEESWFITPPPCFTAGGLTTIKVETSPMENLLIEHPSMSVYAVHGSCRSLNETNCAAEEFHNSSSPRMEAQNEMEQHIHCYVTALATQTTFLEQTKSLRPTPWVKKHSGRHSLTRNSLRRQNLTRDCHSRQTKHSGLIVHQPCQRQYNY, encoded by the exons ATGTTCCAAAGGCTGAATAGTATGCTCATGGGCGAAATCAATGATTCTTCTAGCCAAGAACCAGAATTTAGTGAAAAAGAAGATGATGAATGGATTCTTGTTGATTTTATAG ACAATTGCACAAGCTTTTCATCCGAAGAAGACACCAGCGAAGAGTCATCCGATGATCACCCGCCAGTGTTTTCCTGCTTACCAGCTTCTCTCGAATGCTTGACCGAAGCCAGCGATTCTTGCTTCATCCAGTTTGAGTCCTGTCCGATGGAGGAGAGCTGGTTTATCACCCCGCCCCCATGTTTTACTGCAGGTGGATTAACCACTATCAAGGTGGAGACCAGTCCCATGGAGAATCTTCTAATCGAACACCCCAGCATGTCTGTGTATGCCGTCCACGGTTCTTGTCGCAGTCTCAACGAGACAAACTGCGCGGCAGAAGAGTTTCATAATTCCAGTAGTCCCAG gaTGGAAGCACAAAATGAAATGGAGCAGCACATCCACTGCTATGTTACGGCCCTTGCTACTCAGACGACTTTTCTGGAACAAACCAAGAGCTTGCGTCCTACCCCGTGGGTAAAAAAACACAGCGGAAGACATTCTCTGACTAGAAATAGCCTTCGTCGCCAAAATCTTACCAGGGATTGCCACTCCCGGCAAACTAAGCACAGTGGATTGATTGTTCACCAGCCTTGCCAGCGTCAGTACAATTATTGA
- the TP53INP1 gene encoding tumor protein p53-inducible nuclear protein 1 isoform X2, which translates to MFQRLNSMLMGEINDSSSQEPEFSEKEDDEWILVDFIDNCTSFSSEEDTSEESSDDHPPVFSCLPASLECLTEASDSCFIQFESCPMEESWFITPPPCFTAGGLTTIKVETSPMENLLIEHPSMSVYAVHGSCRSLNETNCAAEEFHNSSSPRARKSCLRLTGTDGSTK; encoded by the exons ATGTTCCAAAGGCTGAATAGTATGCTCATGGGCGAAATCAATGATTCTTCTAGCCAAGAACCAGAATTTAGTGAAAAAGAAGATGATGAATGGATTCTTGTTGATTTTATAG ACAATTGCACAAGCTTTTCATCCGAAGAAGACACCAGCGAAGAGTCATCCGATGATCACCCGCCAGTGTTTTCCTGCTTACCAGCTTCTCTCGAATGCTTGACCGAAGCCAGCGATTCTTGCTTCATCCAGTTTGAGTCCTGTCCGATGGAGGAGAGCTGGTTTATCACCCCGCCCCCATGTTTTACTGCAGGTGGATTAACCACTATCAAGGTGGAGACCAGTCCCATGGAGAATCTTCTAATCGAACACCCCAGCATGTCTGTGTATGCCGTCCACGGTTCTTGTCGCAGTCTCAACGAGACAAACTGCGCGGCAGAAGAGTTTCATAATTCCAGTAGTCCCAG GGCCAGGAAAAGCTGCTTAAGGCTCACTGGCACA gaTGGAAGCACAAAATGA
- the TP53INP1 gene encoding tumor protein p53-inducible nuclear protein 1 isoform X3: MFQRLNSMLMGEINDSSSQEPEFSEKEDDEWILVDFIDNCTSFSSEEDTSEESSDDHPPVFSCLPASLECLTEASDSCFIQFESCPMEESWFITPPPCFTAGGLTTIKVETSPMENLLIEHPSMSVYAVHGSCRSLNETNCAAEEFHNSSSPRARKSCLRLTGTITTA, encoded by the exons ATGTTCCAAAGGCTGAATAGTATGCTCATGGGCGAAATCAATGATTCTTCTAGCCAAGAACCAGAATTTAGTGAAAAAGAAGATGATGAATGGATTCTTGTTGATTTTATAG ACAATTGCACAAGCTTTTCATCCGAAGAAGACACCAGCGAAGAGTCATCCGATGATCACCCGCCAGTGTTTTCCTGCTTACCAGCTTCTCTCGAATGCTTGACCGAAGCCAGCGATTCTTGCTTCATCCAGTTTGAGTCCTGTCCGATGGAGGAGAGCTGGTTTATCACCCCGCCCCCATGTTTTACTGCAGGTGGATTAACCACTATCAAGGTGGAGACCAGTCCCATGGAGAATCTTCTAATCGAACACCCCAGCATGTCTGTGTATGCCGTCCACGGTTCTTGTCGCAGTCTCAACGAGACAAACTGCGCGGCAGAAGAGTTTCATAATTCCAGTAGTCCCAG GGCCAGGAAAAGCTGCTTAAGGCTCACTGGCACA ATCACAACTGCCTAG